A stretch of Lactiplantibacillus brownii DNA encodes these proteins:
- a CDS encoding NusG domain II-containing protein, which produces MQRLRSTWHVLKRYGDMIRPFDIVLIVGLLILSFAPLAVFSYQQRQQAIREAQVAKKTAQKKRHSLTAVVSHDGKVLKRVNLTTLTKTQHYTYRDAGGHYNRVTFEPKRVAITKANCTDQVCVRRGWIHKPGQTIVCLPHKLLVEIKSSTGKVQSGGNGLVTE; this is translated from the coding sequence ATGCAACGATTACGTTCAACATGGCACGTGCTCAAGCGCTACGGCGATATGATCCGGCCATTCGACATTGTCCTCATTGTCGGCTTACTGATCTTATCCTTTGCACCGCTGGCCGTGTTCTCATATCAACAGCGGCAACAGGCAATTCGTGAAGCTCAAGTGGCTAAGAAAACAGCGCAGAAGAAACGTCACAGCTTGACCGCGGTCGTGTCACATGATGGTAAAGTTTTGAAACGGGTCAATTTGACGACGCTCACCAAAACACAACATTATACTTACCGCGATGCAGGTGGCCATTACAACCGTGTCACCTTTGAACCGAAACGGGTCGCTATTACTAAAGCTAATTGTACGGACCAAGTTTGCGTCCGCCGGGGTTGGATTCACAAACCCGGCCAAACCATCGTTTGTTTACCACACAAACTTTTGGTTGAAATCAAGTCCAGTACCGGGAAAGTTCAATCCGGCGGTAATGGGCTGGTTACGGAGTAA
- a CDS encoding NAD(P)/FAD-dependent oxidoreductase encodes MAKKNIVVVGAGFAGVYATKKLAKHFKKNADVEITLIDRHSYFTYMTELHEVATERVEPEHIQYDLQRLFSRRKNVRLVTDTVTGIDKDQQTVTTEHGSYQYDQLLISLGGESNDFGTPGVKEHGYELWSFEQAMSLRAHLADIIRRGAAELDPAKRKAMLTFTVCGSGFTGSELVGELIEYRDILAKDNKLDPSEITIQLVEAAPTIINMLNRTQAGKAAKYMTKHGVDILTNSMITEVFEDHVTLKDKEPIPTYTLIWTAGVRANSVVKNFGIETAPRGGRLVANEFMQAKDAKNIFLAGDSTSYQEPGQPRPVPQIVQGAEETAATAVQGIIKNVDHTDTKVKPFHGAYQASVDSIGSKYAVAQVLDNWNVSGFIAVLLKHAINWLYYVQIFSGYYLFQYFMHEFFRTRNRRNVFRGWTSRMGNVLWSVPLRFFYGAMWLWDCWTKVQGKESWFVDKLRLTSFSWLQVSATSGASESTTKAAKGIFSLSYMYGKDPLLVFDKMPAWFESVTKVFIPNMQMAFFFQKLMTCVEIAVALCIFFGLFTWLANAITIGLVVVFCLSGMFYWVNLWMVFAALALMNGSGRTFGLDFWVVPWMQKHLGHWWYGNVSSHYDAVKTR; translated from the coding sequence ATGGCAAAGAAAAATATTGTCGTTGTCGGCGCGGGTTTTGCCGGAGTTTATGCGACGAAGAAATTGGCTAAGCATTTCAAAAAGAATGCTGACGTCGAAATCACGCTGATTGACCGGCATTCATACTTCACGTATATGACCGAATTACATGAAGTTGCGACTGAACGAGTTGAACCAGAGCATATTCAATATGATTTGCAACGGTTATTCTCTCGTCGCAAAAACGTCCGCCTCGTTACCGACACGGTTACGGGAATCGACAAGGATCAACAAACCGTCACGACTGAACACGGCAGTTATCAATATGATCAACTGTTAATTAGTTTAGGTGGCGAATCTAACGACTTCGGGACACCGGGCGTTAAAGAACATGGCTACGAATTGTGGTCATTTGAACAAGCAATGAGTTTACGGGCTCATTTGGCAGACATCATCCGTCGCGGGGCGGCTGAACTTGATCCAGCTAAACGTAAAGCAATGCTGACTTTCACCGTCTGTGGTTCTGGCTTTACGGGTTCCGAATTAGTTGGTGAATTAATTGAATATCGTGACATTTTAGCTAAGGACAACAAGCTTGATCCTAGCGAAATCACCATTCAATTGGTTGAAGCAGCGCCAACGATTATCAACATGTTAAATCGGACGCAAGCCGGTAAAGCGGCTAAATATATGACCAAACATGGGGTAGATATTTTAACCAACTCCATGATCACTGAAGTCTTTGAAGATCATGTCACCTTGAAAGACAAGGAACCAATTCCAACCTATACCTTAATCTGGACGGCTGGGGTTCGTGCCAACAGTGTCGTTAAGAACTTTGGTATCGAAACTGCGCCTCGTGGTGGCCGTTTGGTCGCTAACGAATTTATGCAAGCTAAAGATGCCAAAAACATCTTCTTAGCTGGGGATTCCACTAGCTATCAAGAACCTGGTCAACCACGGCCAGTACCACAAATCGTTCAAGGTGCTGAAGAAACAGCTGCCACAGCGGTTCAAGGTATTATCAAAAACGTGGACCATACGGATACGAAAGTTAAGCCATTCCATGGTGCCTATCAAGCCTCAGTTGACTCGATTGGTTCTAAGTATGCCGTTGCACAAGTGCTTGATAACTGGAACGTTTCCGGTTTCATCGCGGTCTTATTAAAACATGCGATCAACTGGCTCTATTATGTTCAGATTTTCTCTGGCTATTATTTATTCCAGTACTTCATGCATGAATTCTTCCGGACACGTAATCGTCGGAATGTCTTCCGCGGTTGGACGTCACGGATGGGTAACGTCTTGTGGAGTGTGCCGTTACGCTTCTTCTATGGTGCCATGTGGCTTTGGGATTGCTGGACCAAGGTACAAGGGAAAGAATCATGGTTTGTTGACAAACTTCGATTGACTTCCTTCTCTTGGTTACAAGTTTCCGCAACCAGTGGTGCCAGTGAATCAACCACTAAGGCTGCTAAAGGGATTTTCAGTTTGTCATACATGTATGGTAAAGATCCATTGCTTGTCTTTGACAAGATGCCTGCTTGGTTCGAATCCGTAACCAAGGTCTTCATTCCAAACATGCAAATGGCCTTCTTCTTCCAGAAGTTGATGACTTGTGTGGAAATCGCCGTGGCATTATGTATCTTCTTTGGCCTCTTCACTTGGTTAGCAAACGCCATCACCATTGGTTTGGTTGTGGTCTTCTGCCTATCAGGGATGTTCTACTGGGTCAACCTCTGGATGGTCTTTGCGGCCCTCGCCTTGATGAACGGTTCCGGCCGGACATTTGGTTTGGACTTCTGGGTTGTTCCGTGGATGCAAAAACACCTCGGTCATTGGTGGTATGGCAACGTCAGCTCACATTACGATGCTGTCAAAACCCGCTAG
- the pplA gene encoding extracellular electron transfer flavoprotein PplA → MKFKSVITGASVVAISALALAGCGSSSSSSSSSSSKKSSSSSSSAKTTKVAKMTAGSKMKAGTYKLAEQNYSHGYKTTFSITVNNKGKITKSNYDQINKKGKSKVDDASYNKQMKKISKTNPKTYEPKLNKALEGAAATGNVGKIDVVSGATESSKSFQNYAQQLIQAAQAGNTSTIKINNGAKMKDGTYTLNEKNYSHGYKVTFAMTVKDNKITESKYDQVNKDGKSKTNDASYNKQMKKIAKTDPKTYTPALNKSLVKNSDPTKVDVVTGATESSNTFVLYAEQLQNAAQNGDTKTITVDNMVFSD, encoded by the coding sequence ATGAAGTTTAAGTCAGTTATTACAGGTGCGTCAGTTGTTGCCATTTCAGCATTAGCTTTGGCAGGTTGTGGGAGCAGCTCATCAAGTTCTAGTTCGTCATCATCAAAGAAGAGTTCATCATCATCTTCTTCAGCAAAAACGACCAAGGTCGCTAAAATGACCGCTGGGAGTAAAATGAAGGCGGGAACTTATAAACTCGCTGAACAAAATTATTCACATGGTTATAAGACAACGTTTAGTATTACCGTTAACAATAAAGGTAAGATTACGAAGTCAAATTATGACCAAATCAACAAGAAGGGCAAGTCCAAGGTCGATGATGCTTCATATAACAAGCAAATGAAGAAGATCTCAAAGACTAACCCTAAGACTTACGAACCTAAGTTGAACAAAGCCTTAGAAGGTGCGGCTGCTACTGGTAACGTTGGCAAGATCGACGTTGTTTCCGGTGCTACTGAATCATCAAAGAGCTTCCAAAACTATGCACAACAATTGATTCAAGCTGCCCAAGCCGGCAACACTAGCACTATCAAGATTAACAATGGCGCTAAGATGAAAGACGGCACCTACACCTTGAACGAAAAGAACTATTCACATGGTTACAAGGTAACGTTTGCTATGACAGTTAAGGACAACAAGATCACTGAATCTAAGTATGACCAAGTGAACAAAGATGGTAAGTCCAAGACTAACGATGCTTCATACAACAAGCAAATGAAGAAGATTGCTAAGACTGATCCAAAGACTTATACCCCAGCTTTGAACAAGTCATTGGTTAAGAATAGTGACCCAACTAAAGTTGACGTTGTTACGGGTGCCACTGAATCATCCAATACCTTCGTATTGTATGCTGAACAACTACAAAATGCTGCTCAAAATGGCGACACAAAGACAATCACGGTTGACAACATGGTCTTCTCTGACTAG
- a CDS encoding FAD:protein FMN transferase, with protein MKLRKWIQLGLVLSLIVPLAACSQNKAKKQASNRPKPTKVIQTPIEDTQFMMGTVVTLRVYNKGKDKVVDGAFKLLKKEAKEVTTNAKESEIDKVNDAAGKHPVVVSKDVYPILKKAYYYSKNSDESFDMAIGSITQLWRIGFSDARVPSQAEIASNVKLVDYTKVKLNDKKHSVYLAQKGMKLDLGGIAKGYMTDQVRNYFLDHGVSTAIIDLGGNIFVMGDSPKGTKSGNWTVGIQDPKQSRGTSIGSLPAKNMSIVTSGIYERFLRKNGKVYSHLMDPKTGAPFQNNLMGVSIISKKSTDGDGLSTATFDKGLKGGMKYINGKADQGVGAIFITKDKKVYVSNNLKKKFSLFSDTGYKYGPASDLK; from the coding sequence ATGAAACTGAGAAAATGGATTCAGTTAGGATTAGTGCTGTCATTAATTGTGCCACTAGCAGCCTGCAGTCAAAATAAGGCAAAGAAGCAAGCGAGCAACCGGCCCAAACCGACCAAAGTGATTCAAACGCCGATTGAGGACACCCAATTTATGATGGGGACCGTGGTGACGTTACGGGTCTACAATAAAGGTAAGGATAAAGTGGTCGATGGGGCTTTCAAGCTTCTGAAAAAAGAAGCCAAGGAAGTCACGACTAATGCCAAAGAGTCGGAAATCGACAAGGTCAACGATGCGGCTGGCAAACATCCGGTCGTTGTTAGCAAGGACGTTTATCCGATTTTGAAGAAAGCTTATTACTATAGTAAGAATTCGGATGAATCGTTTGATATGGCGATTGGGTCGATCACGCAACTCTGGCGGATCGGTTTCTCGGATGCGCGGGTGCCAAGCCAAGCTGAGATTGCGTCGAACGTTAAGTTAGTTGACTATACAAAAGTCAAATTAAATGATAAAAAGCACTCGGTTTATTTAGCCCAAAAAGGCATGAAACTAGATCTTGGTGGGATTGCTAAAGGTTACATGACAGATCAAGTTCGCAATTACTTTTTGGATCATGGGGTTTCAACGGCCATTATTGACTTGGGTGGGAACATCTTTGTTATGGGTGATAGCCCTAAAGGAACCAAATCTGGTAATTGGACGGTTGGGATTCAAGATCCAAAACAGTCACGTGGGACCTCGATTGGCTCACTGCCGGCTAAGAATATGTCGATCGTGACTTCTGGGATCTATGAACGTTTTCTCAGAAAGAATGGTAAAGTTTATAGTCATTTAATGGACCCGAAGACCGGGGCACCTTTCCAGAATAATCTGATGGGTGTGTCGATCATCTCGAAGAAATCAACCGATGGTGATGGCTTATCCACGGCGACCTTTGACAAAGGGTTAAAGGGCGGCATGAAATATATCAACGGTAAGGCTGACCAAGGTGTCGGGGCGATCTTTATTACCAAAGATAAAAAAGTTTATGT